The following proteins come from a genomic window of Nicotiana tomentosiformis chromosome 12, ASM39032v3, whole genome shotgun sequence:
- the LOC138903358 gene encoding uncharacterized protein, whose protein sequence is MKLALQGKSKLGFMDGSCVKSRYRGELLSNWKMQCNSAVMDRKHSFNELMPSIVYASDARKMWNDFQKRFNRSNLTRIYHLWTEIATMRQGTDSITSYYTRMKDLWDELDVLAHLSCCDYEDARPSIKVLKS, encoded by the coding sequence ATGAAATTGGCCTTGCAAGGAAAGAGCAAACTAGGTTTTATGGATGGATCGTGTGTAAAATCTAGGTACAGAGGGGAATTGTTGAGCAATTGGAAAATGCAATGCAATAGTGCTGTCATGGATAGGAAGCACAGTTTCAATGAATTAATGCCAAGTATTGTTTATGCATCAGATGCGAGAAAAATGTGGAATGATTTCCAAAAGAGATTTAATCGCTCAAACTTGACGAGAATTTATCACCTCTGGACTGAAATAGCAACAATGAGGCAAGGAACAGACTCAATAACAAGTTACTACACTAGGATGAAGGATCTGTGGGATGAGTTGGATGTGTTGGCTCATTTATCATGTTGTGATTATGAAGATGCGAGGCCATCTATTAAAGTCCTGAAGTCATAG